From the Candidatus Delongbacteria bacterium genome, one window contains:
- a CDS encoding choice-of-anchor V domain-containing protein codes for MKYAALFLLLVPTLAFSYSGGPPNGYTGAPGEANCTQCHGGNALNSGNGSFNIDGPAEYVPGQSYTITVTLQDPGQRRWGFEISPGNRGQVTITDATNTQMGFDGGDLYVKHTSTGTQNNTLDGPVSWSFDWTAPANPSDVTFYAMGNAANGNLQSGGDYIYSATFTTTPATALEPAPRPADFALLDVVPNPFNPSAEIRYQLDQSGEVSLAVYDLAGRQVARLVQAVQGAGRHSARWNGLTASGSPAATGVYLARLEQNGRVQVQRMLLVK; via the coding sequence ATGAAGTACGCAGCCTTGTTCCTCCTCCTGGTGCCGACCCTTGCCTTCAGCTACTCGGGCGGCCCGCCCAACGGCTACACGGGCGCCCCGGGCGAGGCCAATTGCACCCAGTGCCACGGCGGCAACGCCTTGAACAGCGGCAACGGCTCCTTCAACATCGACGGGCCGGCGGAGTACGTGCCGGGCCAGTCCTACACCATCACGGTGACGCTGCAGGATCCGGGTCAGCGCCGCTGGGGCTTCGAGATCAGCCCGGGCAACCGCGGCCAGGTGACCATCACCGACGCGACCAACACGCAGATGGGCTTCGACGGCGGCGACCTCTACGTCAAGCACACCTCGACGGGCACCCAGAACAACACGCTGGACGGCCCCGTCAGCTGGAGCTTCGACTGGACGGCCCCGGCCAACCCCAGCGACGTCACCTTCTACGCCATGGGCAACGCGGCCAACGGCAACCTCCAGAGCGGCGGCGACTACATCTACTCGGCCACCTTCACCACCACGCCGGCCACGGCCCTGGAGCCGGCCCCGCGGCCGGCGGACTTCGCCCTGCTGGACGTGGTGCCCAACCCCTTCAATCCCAGCGCCGAGATCCGCTACCAGCTGGATCAGTCCGGCGAGGTCAGCCTGGCGGTCTACGACCTGGCCGGGCGTCAAGTGGCGCGGTTGGTGCAGGCCGTGCAGGGCGCCGGCCGCCACTCCGCCCGCTGGAACGGCCTGACGGCCTCCGGCAGCCCGGCGGCCACGGGCGTCTACCTGGCCCGTCTGGAGCAGAACGGGCGCGTCCAGGTCCAGCGCATGCTGCTGGTGAAGTAA
- a CDS encoding ABC transporter ATP-binding protein, with translation MRNLSEILRLLARYKGRLAAGALFVLLTNTILIFGPRLLGAAIDDLRVGLVRHPLGWYLGWLLAVSVGQGLTRFAMRRILIGASRKVERDLRATYLERLLELPRAFFARHYTGDLMSRATQDIENVRMAAGPALMYSLDTLFLSAYSLSMMLWIQPGLTGIVLLLLPLISGLVWWISHHIHLATMESQRCFGRLSTSIQESLSGIRVVQAYVQEEARGAGFNRELLEYRRLQMKLVGLQSAFRPLLGLLFAVGQGLVLWQGGVLIIAGRLSLGDYVAFSTYLTLLSWPMVATGWSLSLLQRGSAGMRRLNEILGAPEDLNRGGLRPELVPLLEVRGLGFRYPDAATPALTDISFTLEPGRTLGLVGPTGSGKSTLLRLISRQADPDQGSIRLGGHELAELDADLLRAQLSVVPQEAFLFSASLADNVRYGRPDAPDADLNRAAEDSRLEQDLAQLPQGWETLVGERGVTLSGGQKQRATIARALLSEAPLLLLDDALSAIDTRTEEALVRRLRDVMSRRTVLIASHRLSIMREVDEILVLDQGRVVERGTHSELVALGGLYAALWQRQELVSELVGELEAA, from the coding sequence GTGCGAAACCTGAGTGAGATCCTGCGCCTGCTGGCGCGCTACAAGGGCCGTCTGGCCGCGGGCGCGCTGTTCGTGCTCCTGACCAACACCATCCTGATCTTCGGCCCGCGCCTGCTGGGCGCGGCCATCGACGACCTGCGCGTCGGACTGGTGCGACACCCCCTGGGCTGGTACCTGGGCTGGCTGCTGGCCGTGAGCGTGGGTCAGGGCCTGACACGTTTCGCCATGCGCCGGATCCTCATCGGCGCCTCGCGCAAGGTGGAGCGCGACCTGCGCGCCACCTACCTGGAGCGCCTGCTGGAGCTGCCCCGCGCTTTCTTCGCCCGCCACTACACGGGCGACCTGATGAGCCGCGCCACCCAGGACATCGAGAACGTGCGCATGGCCGCCGGCCCGGCGCTGATGTACTCGCTGGACACGCTCTTCCTCAGCGCCTACAGCCTGAGCATGATGCTCTGGATCCAGCCGGGCCTTACGGGCATCGTGCTGCTGCTGCTGCCACTGATCAGCGGCCTGGTGTGGTGGATCTCGCACCACATCCACCTGGCCACGATGGAGTCCCAGCGCTGTTTCGGCCGCCTCTCCACCTCGATCCAGGAATCCCTGAGCGGCATCCGCGTGGTCCAGGCCTACGTGCAGGAGGAGGCGCGCGGCGCCGGCTTCAACCGCGAGCTGCTGGAGTACCGCCGCCTGCAGATGAAACTGGTGGGCCTCCAGAGCGCGTTCCGGCCGCTCTTGGGCCTGCTCTTCGCCGTGGGCCAGGGCCTGGTGCTCTGGCAGGGCGGCGTGCTGATCATCGCCGGGCGGCTCAGTCTGGGCGACTACGTGGCCTTCTCCACCTACCTCACGCTGCTCTCCTGGCCCATGGTGGCCACGGGCTGGAGCTTGAGCCTGCTCCAGCGCGGCAGCGCGGGCATGCGGCGCTTGAACGAGATCCTGGGCGCGCCGGAGGACCTGAACCGGGGCGGCCTGCGGCCGGAGCTGGTGCCCCTGCTGGAGGTGCGCGGGCTGGGCTTCCGCTATCCCGATGCGGCCACCCCGGCGCTGACGGACATCAGTTTCACGCTGGAACCCGGCCGCACGTTGGGCCTGGTGGGACCCACGGGCAGCGGCAAGAGCACGCTGCTGCGGCTTATCTCGCGCCAGGCGGATCCCGACCAGGGCAGCATCCGGCTGGGCGGCCACGAGCTGGCCGAACTGGACGCCGACCTGCTGCGCGCCCAGCTGAGCGTCGTGCCCCAGGAGGCCTTCCTGTTCAGCGCCAGTCTGGCGGACAACGTGCGCTACGGCCGGCCGGACGCGCCGGACGCCGACCTGAACCGGGCGGCGGAGGACAGCCGGCTGGAGCAGGATCTGGCCCAGCTGCCCCAGGGCTGGGAGACGCTGGTGGGCGAGCGCGGCGTGACCCTCTCCGGCGGCCAGAAGCAGCGCGCCACCATCGCCCGCGCCCTGCTCTCGGAGGCTCCGCTGCTCCTGTTGGACGACGCGCTGAGCGCCATCGACACGCGCACCGAGGAGGCCCTGGTGCGCCGGCTCAGGGACGTGATGAGCCGCCGCACCGTGCTGATCGCCAGCCACCGGCTCTCCATCATGCGGGAGGTGGACGAGATCCTGGTGCTGGACCAGGGCCGGGTGGTGGAACGCGGCACGCACTCTGAACTGGTGGCGCTGGGCGGGCTCTACGCCGCGCTCTGGCAGCGCCAGGAGCTGGTCAGCGAGCTGGTCGGCGAGTTGGAGGCCGCCTGA
- a CDS encoding DUF3473 domain-containing protein translates to MRYHYLSVDLESAHHSANLQRRLRRLDDCPLREQLAQRVVYGTRRLLGLFEQFQVRATFFVLGEVARHSPALVDEIAAMGHQIASHGLGHRPVHRLSLEEFRRELEESRALLRPWESAQGAGPGYRAPDFSLPPTPDYYGELRRAGFIWSSSQQAARLSARVLAPLPEERRRELREARPHVVETPAGPVREFPLAGQRVLGQPLAWGGGFWLRALPMGWNLSHMREWNRAGRSFHLYVHPWELDLDQPRLRLPLWRRLRQYHGLEGLGERLERVLGEFRFQPIGED, encoded by the coding sequence GTGCGCTACCATTACCTGAGCGTGGACCTGGAGAGCGCCCACCATTCCGCCAACCTGCAGCGCCGGCTGCGGCGGTTGGACGACTGTCCGCTGCGCGAGCAGCTGGCCCAGCGCGTGGTCTACGGCACCCGGCGTCTGCTGGGACTCTTCGAGCAGTTCCAGGTGCGGGCCACGTTTTTTGTCCTGGGCGAGGTGGCGCGGCACAGCCCGGCCCTGGTGGACGAGATCGCCGCCATGGGGCACCAGATCGCCAGCCACGGCCTGGGGCACCGCCCCGTCCACCGCCTGTCTCTGGAAGAATTCCGTCGCGAACTGGAGGAGAGCCGCGCACTGCTGCGGCCCTGGGAATCCGCCCAGGGCGCCGGCCCGGGCTACCGTGCCCCGGACTTCAGCCTGCCGCCCACGCCCGACTACTACGGCGAGCTGCGCCGGGCGGGCTTCATCTGGTCCAGCAGCCAGCAGGCGGCGCGTCTCTCGGCGCGCGTGCTGGCTCCGCTCCCCGAAGAGCGCCGCCGCGAGCTGCGCGAGGCGCGGCCGCACGTGGTGGAGACTCCCGCGGGCCCCGTGCGCGAATTCCCGCTGGCCGGGCAGCGCGTGCTGGGCCAGCCGCTGGCCTGGGGGGGCGGGTTCTGGCTGCGCGCCCTGCCCATGGGCTGGAATCTCAGCCACATGCGCGAGTGGAACCGCGCCGGCCGCTCCTTCCACCTGTACGTGCATCCCTGGGAGCTGGATCTGGACCAGCCGCGCCTGCGGCTGCCGCTCTGGCGGCGGCTGCGGCAATACCACGGTCTGGAAGGGCTGGGCGAGCGGCTGGAGCGCGTGCTGGGCGAGTTCCGCTTCCAACCCATCGGCGAGGACTGA
- a CDS encoding ABC transporter ATP-binding protein encodes MRGPGGSRGGRTGEEHGLDGRLLWRLTGYLKPHWQGAAWALLMIVGAAGLETAVPLVTRHAIDVNLPAKDLDGLLRSLLAFLGFSLGAFLLRYGQQLVTGWIGQSIVLELRQRLFQRVLRLHPGWFDRHPVGQVMSRLTNDVESLNELFTGGMILIFQDLLLLAAIAGVLLWMDWRLALVLFTVVPLIFLASFQFKRLTRAAFRRVRSLVGEVTGFLQETITGISVVQLFRREAATRLRFGRMNDDLMRENVRTIFYFAVFFPLMELLGSVATAAILWAAAGRMLEGTLSFGALVAFLAYADRFFRPIRDLAEKYNILQSAMAASERVFELLDEPTTLLSGAVGGVGGPPAPPRRGEIVLEQVWFAYEGENWVLRDVSLRIPAGGSAALVGYTGAGKSSVAGLLLRFYEFQRGRILVDGVDIREWDLQALRSRMAIVLQDVFLFSGSLADNILLGRDLPEGALEEAAARTGLDTLIAGRELGYDSPVGERGQLLSGGQRQLVSFSRALAGDPALLILDEATSSVDSVSEGLIQQAIAELMKGRSSLVIAHRLSTIRGAGRIFVLHQGRLVEEGAHDELLALGGVYQRLWLLEQPVEAVAHGA; translated from the coding sequence ATGAGAGGACCGGGAGGAAGCCGCGGCGGCCGGACGGGCGAGGAGCACGGGCTGGACGGCCGCCTGCTCTGGCGCCTGACGGGCTACCTGAAGCCGCACTGGCAGGGCGCGGCCTGGGCCCTGCTGATGATCGTGGGCGCCGCCGGGCTGGAGACCGCCGTGCCGCTGGTCACGCGCCACGCCATCGACGTCAACCTGCCCGCCAAGGACCTGGACGGCCTGCTGCGCTCGCTGCTGGCCTTCCTGGGCTTCTCGCTGGGCGCCTTCCTGCTGCGCTACGGCCAGCAGCTGGTGACAGGCTGGATCGGCCAGAGCATCGTGCTGGAGCTGCGCCAGCGCCTGTTCCAGCGCGTTCTGCGCCTGCACCCGGGATGGTTCGACCGGCATCCGGTGGGCCAGGTGATGAGCCGGCTGACCAACGACGTGGAATCCCTGAACGAGCTGTTCACGGGCGGGATGATCCTGATCTTCCAGGACCTGCTGCTGCTGGCGGCCATCGCCGGCGTGCTGCTCTGGATGGACTGGCGCCTGGCGCTGGTGTTGTTCACCGTGGTCCCGCTGATTTTCCTGGCCTCCTTCCAGTTCAAGCGCCTCACCCGGGCGGCCTTCCGCCGGGTGCGCTCGCTGGTGGGCGAGGTGACGGGCTTCCTGCAGGAGACCATCACGGGCATCAGCGTGGTCCAGCTCTTCCGCCGGGAAGCGGCCACGCGCCTGCGCTTCGGGCGCATGAACGACGACCTGATGCGCGAGAACGTGCGCACCATCTTCTACTTCGCCGTGTTCTTCCCGCTGATGGAGCTGCTGGGCAGCGTGGCCACGGCGGCCATCCTCTGGGCCGCGGCGGGCCGCATGCTGGAAGGGACGCTGAGCTTCGGCGCGCTGGTGGCCTTCCTGGCCTACGCCGACCGCTTCTTCCGCCCCATCCGCGACCTGGCCGAGAAGTACAACATCCTCCAGAGCGCCATGGCGGCCTCCGAGCGCGTGTTCGAGCTGCTGGACGAGCCCACCACGCTGCTCTCCGGCGCGGTGGGCGGCGTGGGCGGCCCGCCCGCCCCGCCCCGCCGAGGCGAGATCGTGCTCGAGCAGGTCTGGTTCGCCTACGAGGGCGAGAACTGGGTGCTGCGGGACGTGTCGCTGCGCATCCCGGCGGGGGGCAGCGCGGCGCTGGTGGGCTACACGGGCGCGGGCAAGAGCAGCGTGGCCGGCCTGCTGCTGCGCTTCTACGAGTTCCAGCGCGGCCGCATCCTGGTGGACGGCGTGGACATCCGCGAGTGGGACCTGCAGGCCCTGCGCAGCCGGATGGCCATCGTGCTCCAGGACGTCTTCCTCTTCTCCGGCAGCCTGGCGGACAACATCCTGCTGGGCCGCGATCTGCCCGAGGGCGCCCTGGAGGAAGCCGCCGCGCGCACGGGCCTGGACACGCTCATCGCCGGGCGCGAACTGGGCTACGATTCGCCGGTGGGCGAACGCGGCCAACTGCTCTCCGGCGGCCAGCGCCAACTGGTGAGCTTCTCGCGCGCGCTGGCCGGGGATCCCGCGCTGCTGATCCTGGACGAGGCCACCAGCAGCGTGGACAGCGTCAGCGAGGGGCTGATCCAGCAGGCCATCGCCGAACTGATGAAGGGGCGCAGCTCGCTGGTGATCGCCCACCGCCTTTCCACCATCCGCGGAGCCGGGCGGATCTTCGTCCTGCATCAGGGCCGGCTGGTGGAGGAAGGCGCCCACGACGAGCTGCTGGCGCTGGGGGGAGTGTATCAGCGGCTCTGGCTGCTGGAGCAACCCGTGGAGGCTGTCGCGCATGGCGCTTGA
- a CDS encoding sulfite exporter TauE/SafE family protein: MALEPLLQLGGQLVSFWTLALGGLAGGLTAGLFGVGGGVIVIPLLISLGIPPRLAAGSMNVAIISNAADALVHDLPRRQVDWRLGLIMGLAAMAGGQAGTWALGALGKPLLVDQLIRGGFLILLVWLAVRLLRTRRPPGERVRAWLALPLLRYHSPWQAEPVSAVAPLLVALAGGLIAALLGVGGGILYVPVLLAFFPKPIQDLIPVSQIAVLLGSLSVSTGHVLHTGNLDPRLVLILVLTGSVGTVVGSRLKTQLDSRVLERLLAVILLLAAARLTLQGLGAFGDTGVPGVPQGRQEWLAGFQAWCAQGTLQLWLGTVGLALGLTPVLSWLQHRVLDRLRRQDAAAR; encoded by the coding sequence ATGGCGCTTGAACCGCTGCTGCAGCTGGGCGGACAACTGGTCTCGTTCTGGACCCTGGCCCTGGGCGGTCTGGCGGGCGGGCTCACCGCCGGCCTGTTCGGAGTGGGCGGCGGCGTGATCGTGATTCCGCTGCTGATCAGCCTGGGCATCCCCCCGCGCCTGGCGGCGGGCAGCATGAACGTGGCGATCATCTCCAACGCCGCCGACGCGCTGGTGCACGACCTGCCGCGGCGCCAGGTGGACTGGCGGCTGGGACTGATCATGGGACTGGCGGCCATGGCGGGCGGACAGGCGGGCACCTGGGCCCTGGGCGCGCTGGGCAAGCCGCTGCTGGTGGACCAATTGATCCGCGGCGGCTTCCTGATCCTGCTGGTCTGGTTGGCCGTCCGCCTGCTGCGCACGCGCCGGCCCCCGGGGGAGCGGGTGCGGGCCTGGCTGGCCCTGCCCCTGCTGCGCTACCACAGTCCGTGGCAGGCCGAGCCGGTAAGCGCCGTTGCGCCGCTGCTGGTGGCGCTGGCCGGCGGCCTGATCGCCGCCCTGCTGGGCGTGGGCGGCGGCATTCTCTACGTGCCCGTGCTGCTGGCCTTCTTCCCCAAGCCCATCCAGGACCTGATCCCGGTGAGCCAGATCGCCGTGCTGCTGGGCAGCCTGTCCGTCAGCACGGGCCACGTGCTGCACACGGGCAACCTGGACCCGCGCCTGGTGCTGATCCTGGTGCTGACCGGCAGCGTGGGCACCGTGGTGGGCTCGCGGCTCAAGACCCAGCTGGACAGCCGCGTGCTGGAACGCCTGCTGGCGGTCATCCTGCTGCTGGCCGCCGCGCGGCTGACCCTGCAGGGCCTGGGAGCCTTTGGCGACACCGGAGTGCCCGGGGTGCCCCAAGGCCGACAGGAGTGGCTGGCCGGGTTCCAAGCCTGGTGCGCCCAGGGCACGCTGCAGCTCTGGCTGGGCACGGTGGGCCTGGCGCTGGGCCTGACCCCCGTCCTCTCCTGGCTGCAGCATCGCGTGCTGGATCGCCTGCGACGGCAGGATGCCGCCGCCCGCTGA
- the ychF gene encoding redox-regulated ATPase YchF, whose protein sequence is MEIGIIGLPQAGKTTLFNALTGLGVELGYAGGRKNANRGVARVPDERLERLSALYKPKSTVHATVNYVDLGGLSGEGRKSSGFPAEVLQTLKPCDALLLVLRDFENPELPHPDGPPDPLRDLRTAQDEFLLSDLAICEGRIERLEKQLMKAKDKELAYELETLKLCHVALDEERPLRTMELDEARRRVLRSYAFLSLKPLLVVLNTQDDAVTDEARLALLREQAGGGGQRFLQVSARIEMELGQMEPEEAGEFLAEYGITEPALNRVLRVSFELLELETFFTVGEDECRAWTLHKGSTAPVAAGVIHSDIQKGFIRAEVAPSAELLRLGSLSACKDKGSLRLEGREYVVQEGDVVHFRFNV, encoded by the coding sequence ATGGAAATCGGCATCATCGGACTGCCCCAGGCGGGCAAGACGACCCTCTTCAACGCACTCACCGGGCTGGGTGTGGAACTGGGCTACGCGGGTGGACGCAAGAACGCCAACCGGGGCGTGGCCCGCGTGCCCGACGAGCGCCTGGAGCGGCTCAGCGCACTCTACAAGCCCAAGAGCACGGTGCATGCCACGGTGAACTACGTGGACCTGGGCGGCCTGTCCGGCGAGGGCCGCAAATCCAGCGGCTTCCCGGCCGAGGTGCTGCAGACCCTGAAGCCCTGTGATGCCCTGCTGCTGGTGCTCCGGGACTTCGAGAATCCCGAGCTGCCGCATCCCGACGGCCCGCCGGACCCGCTGCGCGACCTGCGCACGGCCCAGGATGAGTTCCTGCTCTCGGATTTGGCCATCTGCGAGGGACGGATCGAGCGGCTGGAAAAACAGCTGATGAAGGCCAAGGACAAGGAGCTGGCCTACGAGCTCGAGACCCTGAAACTGTGTCACGTCGCCCTCGATGAGGAACGTCCGCTGCGCACGATGGAACTGGACGAGGCGCGCCGGCGCGTGCTGCGCTCCTACGCGTTCTTGAGCCTCAAGCCGCTGCTGGTGGTGCTCAACACCCAGGACGACGCGGTGACGGACGAGGCGCGCCTGGCTCTGCTGCGCGAGCAGGCGGGAGGCGGCGGCCAGCGCTTCCTACAGGTCAGCGCCCGGATCGAGATGGAGCTGGGTCAGATGGAGCCCGAGGAGGCCGGGGAATTCCTGGCCGAGTACGGCATCACCGAACCCGCCCTGAACCGCGTGTTGCGCGTGTCCTTCGAGCTGCTGGAGCTGGAGACCTTCTTCACCGTGGGCGAGGACGAGTGCCGGGCCTGGACCCTGCACAAGGGCTCCACGGCGCCCGTGGCCGCCGGGGTCATCCACAGCGACATCCAGAAGGGCTTCATTCGCGCCGAGGTGGCGCCTTCCGCCGAACTGCTGCGGCTGGGCAGCCTGAGCGCCTGCAAGGACAAGGGCAGCCTGCGCCTGGAGGGCCGCGAATACGTGGTTCAGGAAGGGGATGTGGTCCATTTCCGCTTCAATGTCTGA